One region of Permianibacter fluminis genomic DNA includes:
- a CDS encoding XrtA/PEP-CTERM system exopolysaccharide export protein, which yields MRHATRIFTRRLCASLAALSLLTACSGIQPLPSAAPHQPFTTDPGQYQYLIGPGDGLSIFVWRNPDVSSSVTVRPDGRITTPLVEDVMAANKTPTQLARDLEKALGSYIKDPIVTVTATGFVGPYSEQVRVVGEAAKPQSLSYRQNMTLLDVMIAVGGLTEFADGNDALVVRIVGGKQQQYSVRLEDLIKDGDISANAELLPGDVIIIPEAFF from the coding sequence ATGCGTCACGCCACTCGAATTTTCACCCGTCGCCTGTGCGCCAGCCTGGCTGCACTGAGCCTCCTGACCGCCTGCAGTGGCATCCAGCCGCTGCCGAGCGCGGCCCCGCATCAACCGTTCACCACTGACCCCGGCCAGTACCAGTACCTGATTGGCCCGGGCGATGGTCTCAGCATTTTCGTCTGGCGCAACCCGGACGTCAGTTCCAGCGTCACGGTGCGGCCGGATGGCCGCATCACCACTCCGCTGGTCGAAGACGTCATGGCCGCCAACAAGACCCCGACCCAGCTGGCCCGGGATCTGGAAAAAGCGCTCGGTTCCTATATCAAGGACCCTATCGTCACCGTCACCGCGACCGGCTTTGTCGGCCCGTATTCCGAGCAGGTCCGGGTAGTGGGTGAGGCCGCCAAGCCGCAATCGCTGTCCTACCGCCAGAACATGACCCTGCTCGACGTGATGATTGCCGTCGGCGGGCTGACCGAATTTGCTGATGGCAATGACGCCCTGGTGGTTCGCATCGTTGGCGGCAAGCAGCAGCAATACAGCGTTCGGCTGGAAGACCTGATCAAGGACGGCGACATCAGTGCCAACGCCGAACTGTTGCCCGGCGACGTCATCATCATTCCCGAAGCCTTCTTCTGA